A region of the Agromyces sp. CF514 genome:
CCAGGCAGCTGCCGCGCGAGGTCGACCGGCTCTTCGCGCTCTCGGCGGCACTGCTCGAGCAGGCGGACGACAACCTCGACCTCATCCGCCGGCAGGTCGAGGAGGCGCGCGTGCCCGTCCCGGGCGACGGTGGCGGCGAGCGCGGCTACATCGGGCGGTTCATCCAGTACGACGGCGACTCGAGGTCGCTCGACCAGATCATCACCGCCGCCCTCGACGTGCCGTTCGGCGCCGTGACGGGCTCGGGACGCGAGTTGCGCAGCGTCGTGCGGGCTGCCGGATGGCTGCAGTACGAGGCTCTCGCCGACGGCTTCGCCGAGTACTCCGAACTCGGCCGGCGCCTCGCGATCGCGTGCGCGAGCAGCACCAACGACATCCTGCTCACCGATGCCGAGCCCCAGCGGCCTCCGCGATCCTTCCGCGGCATCGGCGTCTACTGGACCGCCATGGCGGCCTCGCTCGTCACCGGCGCCTCGCTGCGCGAGAGCCGCGTGCCGCAGGGGCGGCTCGCCGAGTACCGCGTGGTCGCCACGCACCTCTTCCGCAACCCGGATGCCTCGGCGCTCGCCACGCGCAGCCGCTACGAACGGCTCGCCGCCCCGGCCGGCACGCTCGACGACGCGGTGTTCCGCCCGATCGACCTCGGCTGAGCCAGCTCGGCCGGCCGGCCGGCCGAGGGCGTTCATGTCGCGTTCCGAGTCGCCCGCGGCATCCGGCACCTCCCGCGCCTGATTGAATCGACGGATGCCGACGACCGAGCCCAGCACGCGATGAACCCACTGGAGTTCCTGCTGCTCGTGGCCGGCGGCGCGGTGGCCGGCTCGATCAACGCGGTCGTAGGATCGGGCTCGCTCGTGACGTTCCCGCTGCTGATCGCGTTCGGGTACCCGCCCGTGCTGGCGAACGTCACGAACAACGTCGGCGTGCTGCCCGCGTCGCTCGCGGCGACGCACGCGAACCGGCACGAGTTCGCCGGCGAATGGCGGAGGCTGGGCTCCCTCCTGTGCTTCTCGGCCGCGGGGGGCGTCACGGGCGCGCTGCTGCTGCTGCGCCTGCCGAGCGAGGCCTTCGACGCGATCGTGCCCGCGCTGATCGCACTCGCGCTGCTGCTCGTCGTGTCCGGGCCGTGGATCAAGCGTTGGACCACCCGCCTGCACGGAGAGGCCGGACACCGCGACCACCCGGGCGCGACCGCGGCCGTCGCCGGGCTCACGGCGATCTACGGCGGCTACTTCGGAGCCGCGCAGGGCGTGCTGCTGCTCGCGCTCCTCTCGATCACGATGGCGGGATCGCTCGCGAGGGCGAACGCCTACAAGAACGCCATGGCGGGCGTCGCGAACCTCGCCGCCGCGATCGTGTTCGTCGTGACGACCGACGTCGCCTGGCCGGCCGCGGCGGCCATCGCGATCGGATCGTTCGTCGGCGGCTCGCTCGGCGCGCGCTACGGGCGCCGGATCCCGCAGACCGCGTACCGCGTCGTGATCGTGACGGTCGGCCTCGCGGCGCTCGCGTACTTCGTGCTCACCTGATCCGCCCGGTCGAGCCGCCCGGTCGAGCCGGGCAGTCGAGCCGGGCAGCCGGGCCACTCGGTCGAGCCGTTCAGCCGAGCATCGACCCCTCGGCCGACGAGTTCGGCGCGGGATCGGGGAGCCGCCGCATCCGGAACCCGTTCAGGATGCCGAGCACTCCCGCGAGGATCGGCACGAGCAGCGCGACCTGCAGGGCGATGAACCGGGAGTCCGTGTTGATGCGCAGGACCTCCTCCTGCACCGCGGGCGTCTCGTCGGCGAGGAGCTGCTCGAGGCCCGTGTTGGTCATGATCTCGGCGTCCTCCTCGAGCACCGTGGCGACCTGCTCCTGCTGGTCAGTGCTCAGCACGGTGCTCGCCGAGGCGCTCGCGGTGAAGGTGAACGCGAGCGTCGCGAGCATGATCGCGCCCGCGAACGCGAGGCCGAACGACAGGCCGAACGAGCCCGCCGCCGAGTTCACGCCGGCCGCCTCGCTCACCCGCTCGTCGGAGATCGGCGAGAGCGTGTAGTTGTTCAACTGCGAGACGAGCAGGCCGAGACCGCAGCCGGCGATGATGAGCGGCACGGCGAGATACCAGCCGCTGTCGGCGATCGGCACGATCGGCACGATCACGGCGACGCCGACCACGACCAGCACGAACCCCCAGAGGATGATGTTCGCCGGTCGCTGCTTGAGCCCGCGGCCGGCGAGCAGCGCCACGACGAACATGCTGAGCGACAACGGCGCGATCGAGAGGCCGGCCTGCAGGGCGTTGTACTCGAAGACCATCTGCAGGTAGATCGGCAGCACGATCATGGTGCCGCCGAGCGCGATCTGCTGCAGCAGCTGGCCGCTCGCCCCGGTGCGGAACGGCTTCGAATCGAACAGCGTCGGGTCGAGCAGCGTCGGCTTGCCGCGCCGCTTGCGACTGCGCAGCCAGAACACGAGCGAACCGAGCCCGAGCAGGCCGATGCCGATCAGCAGGCCGACGTAGCCGCCGCCCTCCTGCCAGACGAGGATGCCGGTCACGACGCCGCCCATGCCGACGATCGACAGCACCGCGCCGACGAGGTCGATCGACCGCTCACCGTGGTACGGCACGTCCTTCACGAGCCCGATGCCGATGAGCACGACGGCGATGATCACCGCCTCGAGCGCGAACCCGACCCGCCACGAGAGAAAGGTGGTGATGAACCCGCCGAGCAGCGGCCCGACGGCCGCAGCGATCGCCGCGGACGCCCCGACGAGCGCGTACACGCGCTTCTGGTGCGCGCCCTCGAAGTTGCCGTGGATGAGCGACTGCATCGCCGGCAGCAGCAGCGAGGCGCCGATGCCGCCGATGATCGCCCAGAAGACGATGATCGCCGTGAGGTCCTGCGCGAAGACCATCGCGATCGCGCCGGTCGCGTACGCGAGCAGGCCGAGGACGTACGCCAGCTTGCGACCGATGAGATCGCCGGTCTTGCCGCCGATGAGGATGAATGCCGCCGACACGAGCGCCTCGAGCGCGATCGCCCCCTGCACCCCGCTCACCGTGGTGTCGAGGTCGTGGACGACCGCGGAGATCGACACGTTCATCAGCGACGTGTCGACGACGAGCACGAACATCGCCATCGCCAGGAGCAACGCGAGGCGGAAGTTGAACGGCGCCGCCGCGCCCGGTCCCCCACTCATATCCGCATGCAACCACACCGGCCGCCCGGAGTGGAAGAGGATCGCTCATGTTCGTCCGCGTGCCGGGTGCTGGACAGTCGGCGCCGCAGCGCGTATCGTTTCGCGAGCCGCTGTCCGCGGCATCCGCCTCGCCGAGTGAAAGGAGCGAGTCATGACCGACGCCTTCGTCGCGCGTTTCGCAGACCCCCTTTCCCGCGAGGCCTCCAGCCTGTAGTCGAACCAGTCGTTCGGCCGGGCGCACCCGGTGGCCTCCATCTCATTCGGAGCATCACCGTGACCTTCCTCTCGTCTCTCGACGACACCGCCGCACCTTCGATCGCGGCATCCTCACCGTCCACCCTCGCCTTCCAGACCGCTGAGCCCGGCGAGGGCCAACGCTGGTCCACCTGGCCGGCGACCACCCCCAGCGAGCGCGGCCCCATGCCGCGACCCGACTGGCTCGTCACCTCGGCTGCGGCGATCGACACCGAACTCGGCGTCGTGAAGACCGGCAAGGAGGGCGACGTGTTCCTCATCGAGCGGGCGATCCCGGATGCCGCGGCCGACGTGCCGGGCAACTCCGTCGTGCTCGCGGCGAAGCGCTACCGCTCGAGCGAGCACTCCGACTTCCATCGTTCGAGCATCTATACCGAGGGCCGCGGCCTCAGGCGCACGCGCGACGTGCGCGCCGTGGCTAAGGGCACCTCGTTCGGTCGCGCCGTCGCCCGCGTGCAGTGGGCGAACGCCGAGTTCGAGGCGCTGTGCCGCCTCACCGAGCTCGGCGCGGCCGTGCCGTACCCCGTGCAGGTCGGCGAGACCGAGGTGCTCATGGAGTTCATCGGCGACGGCCGCGTCGCCGCGCCCCGCCTCGCCCAGGTCCGGGCCGCGCCCGACGAGCTCCGCGACCTGTTCCACCAGGTCGTCGAGTTCATGCACGTGCTCGCCTCGAACGGGCTCGCCCACGGCGACCTCTCGCCGTACAACCTGCTCGTGCACCACGGCCGCGTCGTCGCGATCGACCTGCCCCAGGTGGTCGACCTCGTCTCGAACCCGCAGGGGCTCGACCTGCTGCACCGCGACTGCGTGAACGTCTGCGACTGGTTCACCAGGCAGCGCCTCGAGTGCGACGCCGAGCAGTTGTTCGGCGAGCTGGTCGCGGTGATCTGGTGAGGGGTGCGGGTCGCGGAAGCCGCAGGCGGATGTCGCGAACCCCGGGTCGCACGACCGGTCGGAGTCAGGGTCAGCCCTCTGGTCGAGTGCCGGTGGCGGCCAATACACTGCGGCGCATGAGACTCTCACGCGACGGCCTCCGGCCTGCGGCCGCGGCCGCTTCGACCCTCGGATTGCTCGCGCTCGGCGCCGCGCTGCTCACCGGCTGCAGCGCCGGCGCGCCCGCACCGGCCGGCCCCGCGACGTCCGAACCGCCTGCGGTCTCCGCGTCGCCGTCGGATTCCGTCGCGGAGCCGGCGACCGGCACCGGCACCGAGGCAGCCGCGGCGACGTGCGAGTCCGTGCTCTCGGCCGACGCGAACGCGCAGCTGGCCGCCGACGGGCTCGACCAGGTCGACGTCGGGCAGTCGACGTTCTACGCGATCGCCGACGACCTCATCGCTGCCGGGGGTCTCGCGTGCAAGTGGGGACGCCCGTCGTCCGACGTCGCGTTCACGGTCGTGCAGCTCGCGGGCCTCGACGTTCCGGCATCCGAATGGCCCGCGGCACTCGCCGAGGCCGGCTATACGCTCACCGATGATCCCGTGCCCGGCACCTACACCGGGCCCGCCGATCCCGGCACGGGCGTTCCCTCGGTCGTGGTCGTGGGGGCCGACCGCCTCACCTTCGTGAGCGTTCCGCTGCACGCCGTCGACCTGGCCGAGGCGAGCTGATCGGCGCCCGCCGCCGTCAGCCCTACGCCGCGCCGTAGCCGCGCAGGAACAGCGCGAGGCTCAAGGCGAGATGCTCGATCTCCGAGGGGTCGACGCTCTCGTTCGGCGCATGGATGAGCGCGAGCGGCTCCTCGACCCCGAGCAGCACGATCTCGGCGTCCGGATAGGTGTCGGCGAAGACGTTGCACAGCGGGATCGACCCTCCCTGGCCGAGCGTCGTCATGGGCACGCCG
Encoded here:
- a CDS encoding GTP pyrophosphokinase family protein; its protein translation is MDAREHDEDLVAAELARYDRELRRYRRLRGQIEADFARRLEAAGYKYFHVSARVKSRDSFERKVRRAPDREVLDILGVRVVANFEGDLPGMEQVVREALIVDDDSWVDKSALLPLDAFGYRSVQFVGRMPGPGQDPDGADDPADATQLEVQLRTALSDTWSELEHDFRYKSARQLPREVDRLFALSAALLEQADDNLDLIRRQVEEARVPVPGDGGGERGYIGRFIQYDGDSRSLDQIITAALDVPFGAVTGSGRELRSVVRAAGWLQYEALADGFAEYSELGRRLAIACASSTNDILLTDAEPQRPPRSFRGIGVYWTAMAASLVTGASLRESRVPQGRLAEYRVVATHLFRNPDASALATRSRYERLAAPAGTLDDAVFRPIDLG
- a CDS encoding sulfite exporter TauE/SafE family protein; amino-acid sequence: MNPLEFLLLVAGGAVAGSINAVVGSGSLVTFPLLIAFGYPPVLANVTNNVGVLPASLAATHANRHEFAGEWRRLGSLLCFSAAGGVTGALLLLRLPSEAFDAIVPALIALALLLVVSGPWIKRWTTRLHGEAGHRDHPGATAAVAGLTAIYGGYFGAAQGVLLLALLSITMAGSLARANAYKNAMAGVANLAAAIVFVVTTDVAWPAAAAIAIGSFVGGSLGARYGRRIPQTAYRVVIVTVGLAALAYFVLT
- a CDS encoding MFS transporter: MSGGPGAAAPFNFRLALLLAMAMFVLVVDTSLMNVSISAVVHDLDTTVSGVQGAIALEALVSAAFILIGGKTGDLIGRKLAYVLGLLAYATGAIAMVFAQDLTAIIVFWAIIGGIGASLLLPAMQSLIHGNFEGAHQKRVYALVGASAAIAAAVGPLLGGFITTFLSWRVGFALEAVIIAVVLIGIGLVKDVPYHGERSIDLVGAVLSIVGMGGVVTGILVWQEGGGYVGLLIGIGLLGLGSLVFWLRSRKRRGKPTLLDPTLFDSKPFRTGASGQLLQQIALGGTMIVLPIYLQMVFEYNALQAGLSIAPLSLSMFVVALLAGRGLKQRPANIILWGFVLVVVGVAVIVPIVPIADSGWYLAVPLIIAGCGLGLLVSQLNNYTLSPISDERVSEAAGVNSAAGSFGLSFGLAFAGAIMLATLAFTFTASASASTVLSTDQQEQVATVLEEDAEIMTNTGLEQLLADETPAVQEEVLRINTDSRFIALQVALLVPILAGVLGILNGFRMRRLPDPAPNSSAEGSMLG
- a CDS encoding serine protein kinase RIO; protein product: MTFLSSLDDTAAPSIAASSPSTLAFQTAEPGEGQRWSTWPATTPSERGPMPRPDWLVTSAAAIDTELGVVKTGKEGDVFLIERAIPDAAADVPGNSVVLAAKRYRSSEHSDFHRSSIYTEGRGLRRTRDVRAVAKGTSFGRAVARVQWANAEFEALCRLTELGAAVPYPVQVGETEVLMEFIGDGRVAAPRLAQVRAAPDELRDLFHQVVEFMHVLASNGLAHGDLSPYNLLVHHGRVVAIDLPQVVDLVSNPQGLDLLHRDCVNVCDWFTRQRLECDAEQLFGELVAVIW